TTGAAGTCACTTGGAACATCTATAAATATGAGATTGAGCTTCCCGAAGAAGTGGATATTCAGGAAGGCTGGTTCTCAGCCCAGGCCATTGCTTATGGTGATGACCACTTGTTCATGTGGGCACCCGGCAGCGGTGGAAACATCCACTCCTATCAATATGAACATTATGGTATTGACGCCAAAACGGCTGACCGTAACCTGCTGAAAGATATGGCGAAAGTAAGTTCCGGCAATTCCCGCGACGATATCGATGATGACCTGGCCTTTGCTTTTTATGCGGAACTGCATGAAGTTGAAGCAATTACCATCTATTTCATCACCAACCCGCCCACCCCGATGGTGGCAGTTTATCACAATGGTGAATTAGTTGGTTACACGAATGAAGATGGCATTTTTGCCTATACCGGACTTTCCGAAGACCTGGAAGGAAGCTACCACTTTGAAGGTGGCGGCCGTACGTGGCAACCTCTGGAAGTCACCGATCCGGGAGCCGGGGATCAGATCCCTGTTATCGCGGTTGTCGTGACTCCTGTGGAACTTAGCAGCTTCACAGCCACGGTGAATGCGATCAACAACGTTGAACTGAACTGGGTGAGCCAGAGCGAAAATCACATGATCGGCTACCGCGTGCATCGCAACAGCAGTACCAACCAAAGCGGCGCCATCCTGATCACACCTGTGCTTATTCCTGCCACAAATACCAGCACGGCTCAAAGCTACAGAGTTACGGACAACAGCGTCGAGATCGGCCAAACCTACCACTATTGGCTGGAAGCGGTGGAATATCTGGGCAGCGATTTCCATGGTCCCGTGAGCGTGACCGTGGAAGGAAACGTGCCACCCGTGCTGCCTGAAGTCACCTCCATGAAAAATGCCTATCCCAACCCCTTCAAGGCTGGCAGCAGAACCAATATCGAAGTTGCCCTCAAGGCTGGTGAAAGCGGTGAACTGAACATCTATAACCTCAACGGTCAATTGGTGAGATCCTACAAACTTGACCAAGGCAGCCACAGCATCGTTTGGAACGGTAAAGATCAACGCGGCGCCACAGTTGGCAGCGGAATCTACTTCTACAAACTGCAGACTCCTTCCTTCAATCAGACCAAAAAGATGGTCATCATGAAATAACAATCACAAATCTTATGATGGAACCCCGTGGCAGACGCTGCGGGGTTTTTTGTTGGATGAAAAAAGGGATGGTTTTGAGCGAAAATCCTTGACAGAAAGCAGCGCCGGCGCCTAATGGATAAATTGACAAAATATCGTAAAAAGCAGAACACAGGAGAAAGAAAAGTGAAATGGATAATCAAGATCCTGCAAGTCCTCTGGCATATTATTATTTTATGCGATTTTTTTGCAAGGTCTTTCTTTATTCGGCTTTTTAACCGGGATCCAGTAAAACGACGCCAAAAAGAGATCAAGAACACCAAACGCGCTGCCAATTGGTTTTTGCGTTCATTTAACGTAAAATTAAAAGTGAAAAACCCTGAGCTTTTGGCTAGGCTGACAGGTGAAAAATATCTGGTGGTGTCGAACCATTCGTCCTTTTTGGATATTTTCATCCTGGGCGCGGTGGAAAAATATGTATTTATCACTTCCACCCAGATGAGTGAGACGCCAGTGCTGGGAAGCATCGTTCGCAACGGCGGTTGCCTCTATACAGACCGCAAGAAAAAAGTCAACCTTCCCCAGGAAATAAAGAGATTCACCGAAGTTTTGAGTTCCGGCTTTA
This Candidatus Cloacimonadota bacterium DNA region includes the following protein-coding sequences:
- a CDS encoding T9SS type A sorting domain-containing protein; protein product: MKKLSIFTAVLALFAFGMLSAQYQQIFNQPYVPNPQDLYTSTVHYELGVNYWMNDEFEGLTEAIKKVEFYGTPGNWTSFGWVPSVANEEEPFIVRFYGKPEGHWTEPKQPLLAPVTGTYTVRLFDRYLDGWDYGCLDVMVNGVVVLDAISLGSGPEYADFTFFANEGDEISTRYTAGDYADENWYEILDPDMNVIATDGGDWVAPVGIFVPEALFAPSTGTYTLNLYDEWGDGWSGGRLSVYVDGVLVLENLTISSGTGPDTYTFFANAGDELATIFVPGGWAYENSYEILDPDLNVIAVDGETGAPVGLGFVLTYLDGEMDWEEPDYMFYDVMATTTFVESVEWEFLEVTWNIYKYEIELPEEVDIQEGWFSAQAIAYGDDHLFMWAPGSGGNIHSYQYEHYGIDAKTADRNLLKDMAKVSSGNSRDDIDDDLAFAFYAELHEVEAITIYFITNPPTPMVAVYHNGELVGYTNEDGIFAYTGLSEDLEGSYHFEGGGRTWQPLEVTDPGAGDQIPVIAVVVTPVELSSFTATVNAINNVELNWVSQSENHMIGYRVHRNSSTNQSGAILITPVLIPATNTSTAQSYRVTDNSVEIGQTYHYWLEAVEYLGSDFHGPVSVTVEGNVPPVLPEVTSMKNAYPNPFKAGSRTNIEVALKAGESGELNIYNLNGQLVRSYKLDQGSHSIVWNGKDQRGATVGSGIYFYKLQTPSFNQTKKMVIMK
- a CDS encoding 1-acyl-sn-glycerol-3-phosphate acyltransferase, with amino-acid sequence MKWIIKILQVLWHIIILCDFFARSFFIRLFNRDPVKRRQKEIKNTKRAANWFLRSFNVKLKVKNPELLARLTGEKYLVVSNHSSFLDIFILGAVEKYVFITSTQMSETPVLGSIVRNGGCLYTDRKKKVNLPQEIKRFTEVLSSGFKVVLFPEQAGTDGSTVKEFWRSLFQVAVDAGSTVLPACIRYKRLDGKPITDENRSVVSWYEGINFLKYYWNLMARKLEAELCFLDPLEFDPTRNRSELSDLAYERVRDAFHSYDAQYNLQ